The genomic region CCTGGTCGGCAACTACGGGCTGGGCGTGATGAAGACGTACGCCAAGCTCATCGTGCTCTGCTACGTGGCGGCCGCGCTGTTCGTCGTGCTGCTCGCCGTCGCCCTGCGGATGGTGACGGGGCTCAGTCTCTGGAAGTTCCTGCGCTACATCCGCGAGGAGATGCTGCTGGCGCTCGGCACCGCGTCCACCGAGTCGGTCATGCCGCGCGTGATGCAGAAGCTGCGCCGGGCCGGTGCCCGCGACGACGCGGTGGGTCTGGTGCTGCCCACGGGCTACTCCTTCAACCTCGACGGAGCCTCGCTCTACCTGTCCATCGGCACACTGTTCATCGCCCAGGCCGTGGGCGTGGATCTGAGCCTGGGCCAGCAGATCACCGTGGTCCTGGTGCTGATGCTGACCAGCAAGGGCATGGCGGGCATCCCCGGTTCGGCGTTCCTCGCCCTGTCCGCGACCGCCTCGTCCCTGGGCGCCATCCCGGCCGGAGCCGTCGCCCTGCTGCTCGGCGTGGACCGCATCATGGACTCGATGCGCGTCGTCACGAACCTGCTCGGCAACTGCGTCGCCGTCTTCGCGGTGTCCCGCTGGGAGGGTGCCCTGGACATCGAGCGGGCCAAGAAGACGCTCGACGGGGAGGAGACGGGCCCGCCGGACGGCGGTGACGGCGACGAGGCCCGGGCGGTCGAGCCGACGGCGGCCGAAACCCCGGCGCCGGGCATCCCCGCCCAGAAGCCCAAGGAACCCGCTCCCGAGGTCGGTTGACCGAAACCGACCGAAATCGAAGGGGCCGCGGCCACCGCTCCGGCATGAGGAGCGGTGGCCGCGGCCCGTCGTGGGTTTTCCTGGCCCGTCAGCAGGAACGCGCCGACCGTCAGCCGGAACGCACCGGCGTTCCGTCGATCAACGTGTTCAGCAGCCCCCCGAGCGCCTCGCGCTGTTCCTCCGTCAGCGGGGCGAGGATCTCCTCCGCGGCCGACCTGCGCGCCGCCCGCAGCTCGCGCAGCGCGCCCCGCCCGTCGTCCGTGAGCTCGATGCGGATCACCC from Streptomyces chartreusis NRRL 3882 harbors:
- a CDS encoding C4-dicarboxylate transporter DctA → MPPSVPSLSRRVARTLRTSLFAQVLCALVLGIVVGKLWPDTATAFQPLGDGFTRLIKTVISPLVFCVVVVGIAKAGDLKAFGRIGVKALIWFEVASTAALVIGLVAANVVGPGKGMNVDPSSLDAAAVNQTTGGGHLPSTTEFVLNALPESFVGAFAENELLQVLILACLVGAALLHLGHTKVPKILPAIDQAQEVIFTVVGFIMRLAPLAVFGAMAHLVGNYGLGVMKTYAKLIVLCYVAAALFVVLLAVALRMVTGLSLWKFLRYIREEMLLALGTASTESVMPRVMQKLRRAGARDDAVGLVLPTGYSFNLDGASLYLSIGTLFIAQAVGVDLSLGQQITVVLVLMLTSKGMAGIPGSAFLALSATASSLGAIPAGAVALLLGVDRIMDSMRVVTNLLGNCVAVFAVSRWEGALDIERAKKTLDGEETGPPDGGDGDEARAVEPTAAETPAPGIPAQKPKEPAPEVG